The Nitrospirota bacterium genome has a window encoding:
- a CDS encoding ABC transporter ATP-binding protein, whose translation MTKIIMISISQLNLTTDNKTILDGIDLTVREGEVFGITGLKGSGKTAFLKILATIINPSAGKVKVSGFDIVKERNRVRPMIGYMPDSAVSDSGSTVNEHLDFFLSMYWKKNGEYLHYLDSLLNELDLTHTKDKLLSELSAEEKQKVSLARSVMHNPSLLLLDDPECGMDTTGLESLLSVIKGRSGSGKAVVAASDSISFLNNIAHRIGVLHEGRLIWIFQSGVESRESIERRINELRKGEDESCSD comes from the coding sequence ATGACGAAAATAATTATGATATCTATTTCACAGTTAAACCTGACAACAGATAACAAAACCATTCTTGACGGGATTGACCTCACTGTCCGGGAAGGCGAGGTATTCGGGATTACCGGATTAAAAGGCTCAGGCAAGACAGCCTTTCTTAAGATATTAGCGACCATTATAAATCCCTCAGCAGGAAAAGTTAAAGTTTCCGGATTTGATATTGTAAAGGAGAGAAACCGCGTACGCCCCATGATAGGGTACATGCCGGACTCAGCCGTTTCTGACAGCGGATCAACCGTCAATGAACATCTCGATTTTTTTCTTTCAATGTACTGGAAAAAGAATGGCGAATATCTTCACTATCTTGACAGCCTGTTAAATGAACTGGATTTAACCCATACTAAAGACAAGCTGCTCTCTGAACTTTCGGCAGAAGAAAAACAGAAGGTCTCATTAGCGCGGTCGGTCATGCACAACCCTTCACTGCTTCTGCTGGATGATCCTGAATGCGGAATGGACACTACCGGACTTGAAAGCCTGCTCTCTGTTATTAAAGGCCGGAGCGGCAGTGGGAAGGCGGTAGTAGCGGCTTCAGATTCTATATCGTTCCTGAATAACATTGCGCACCGGATCGGAGTGCTCCATGAAGGAAGGCTCATATGGATATTTCAGTCAGGAGTAGAGAGCCGTGAATCAATAGAGAGAAGAATTAACGAGTTAAGGAAGGGGGAAGATGAATCCTGTTCTGATTAG
- a CDS encoding ABC transporter permease produces the protein MNPVLIREWKYFFRGRAPYYFLIFYAILLLLIFYGAIMPALQGAVMYDNSLKSAGKILTGRLFAAQLLLTAFAFPAFAVRLMTRERDGDMLELLQIAPYGLMKIIFCKITASIIIWMLLILIAIPLFLLSLSTGGITMEELALLLSLLTAFVLCCGVTGLFSALLIKRPEHSLAAAYSFIFMITTAYLAGYLYYPSSIVTNFLAFSF, from the coding sequence ATGAATCCTGTTCTGATTAGAGAATGGAAGTATTTTTTCCGCGGACGCGCTCCGTATTACTTCCTGATATTTTATGCGATACTTCTCCTCCTCATCTTCTACGGAGCCATTATGCCGGCCTTGCAGGGAGCTGTGATGTATGATAATTCACTCAAGAGCGCGGGCAAGATACTGACAGGCAGGCTTTTCGCGGCTCAGCTTTTGTTGACAGCATTTGCATTCCCCGCTTTTGCCGTACGTCTTATGACAAGGGAAAGGGATGGGGATATGCTCGAACTTCTTCAGATAGCGCCTTATGGATTAATGAAGATCATCTTCTGCAAGATCACAGCATCCATTATCATCTGGATGCTTCTTATACTCATTGCAATCCCCCTTTTTCTGTTATCATTAAGCACAGGAGGGATTACGATGGAGGAACTGGCGCTCCTTCTGAGTCTGTTAACAGCATTTGTATTATGCTGCGGGGTCACAGGCCTTTTTTCCGCATTACTTATTAAAAGGCCTGAGCATTCTCTTGCCGCGGCCTATTCTTTTATTTTCATGATCACAACAGCGTATCTTGCAGGATATCTCTATTATCCTTCTTCAATAGTTACAAACTTTCTCGCTTTCAGCTTTTAA